In Diabrotica undecimpunctata isolate CICGRU chromosome 4, icDiaUnde3, whole genome shotgun sequence, a single genomic region encodes these proteins:
- the Tif-IA gene encoding RNA polymerase I-specific transcription initiation factor RRN3 — MSVKSTRRSSSKSSTPSSILKRPMTLRSRISAIENTPSKVRFVLPHSQKVRSILEEFSAQGSSREYEQLIIMIRDATLTNNDISALLKEATECITLLNQNLRLFVDALVSVEWIDKNENVVSEYRAFIVDLLAAHNYHAKMVIDKLVRLFLPSPTEPDWPDGIPTAEDCGKYLNLHTLFNVLLAIVPMCKELFYSSVCNQFPYYNRPTHTHELYIHNLLWILEYQPTLRPEILRLIFSKLVIMDVNAPKEEIEKYLNSQQDEDIFSMDDDSKSIRTTTTAFTKVDRMALGHTLDVCLDKMFNYIINECHNSEGLNWESTKKLYLDMLSIFDDVILKTYSLHHVQYVMFLMSSFKTTIAEAFLNYLWKKVCNLNVAPILRQAAVNYIASLIARGSFVPLGMIKGTMQQLAEWIHSYISAQDGLEYVNSDLRVHSVFYSVCQALFYIVAFRYKDLVHSKKNIIFLESLNMSKMVTSRLNPLRVCQPAVVQNFAAVTRKYQIAYCYTVMEHNSRNVLPTIYQDEKGAIVVSNNLLDAYYPFDPYLLVRSGAKIKSIYKEYEETNEEMEEIDMKETEADDFLFNESGGSGKNKSHQFSYGSSPGFKFK; from the exons ATGTCTGTAAAAAGTACTCGTCGTAGCTCTAGCAAGTCATCCACACCTTCCTCAATATTGAAAAGGCCTATGACTCTAAGAAGCCGTATCAGTGCAATAGAAAACACTCCCTCAAAGGTCCGATTTGTCTTACCTCACTCACAAAAGGTAAGATCTATTCTTGAAGAATTTTCTGCACAAGGATCTTCCAGGGAGTATGAACAGCTGATTATAATGATCAGAGATGCTACACTAACAAACAATGATATTTCGGCTCTATTGAAAGAAGCTACAGAATGTATAACACTTCTAAATCAAAATCTAAGATTATTTGTGGACGCCTTAGTTTCTGTAGAATGGATCGACAAAAATGAGAATGTGGTATCAGAATATAGAGCTTTCATAGTGGATCTATTGGCTGCTCATAACTATCACGCTAAGATGGTTATAGATAAGTTGGTTAGATTGTTTTTACCAA GTCCCACGGAACCTGATTGGCCTGATGGAATACCTACAGCAGAAGactgtggaaaatatttaaatctaCACACTCTATTTAATGTATTATTAGCTATAGTTCCCAT gtgtAAAGAATTATTTTATTCTTCTGTATGTAATCAATTTCCATATTATAATAGACCTACACATACACATGAATTGTATATTCATAATCTATTGTGGATCCTAGAATACCAACCAACACTAAGGCCTGAAATACTGAGACTTATCTTTTCAAA attagTCATAATGGATGTAAatgcaccaaaagaagaaatagaaaaatatctgAATTCTCAACAAGATGAAGATATATTTTCCATGGATGACGATTCCAAATCTATTAGAACAACAACCACAGCCTTCACAAAAGTCGATAGAATGGCACTAGGACACACTCTAGATGTATGTTTAGATAAAATGTTTAATTATATAATAAACGAATGCCACAATTCAGAAGGTTTAAATTGGGAGAGTACGAAAAAGTTGTATTTGGACATGTTGTCCATATTTGACGACGTAATTTTGAAAACTTACAGCCTTCATCATGTACAGTATGTGATGTTTTTGATGAGCAGTTTCAAAACGACGATAGCCGAAGCTTTTTTGAATTATTTATGGAAGAAAGTGTGCAATCTGAATGTTGCTCCAATTTTGAGACAAGCTGCAGTTAATTATATTGCTAGTTTGATAGCAAGAGGAAGTTTTGTTCCATTAGG AATGATAAAAGGAACTATGCAGCAACTAGCGGAATGGATTCACAGTTATATATCGGCACAAGACGGTTTGGAGTATGTCAATTCAGACCTTAGAGTCCATTCAGTGTTTTACAGTGTCTGCCAAGCACTCTTTTACATTGTGGCCTTTAGATACAAAGATCTCGTACATAGTAAGAAAA ATATAATCTTTTTGGAAAGTCTTAACATGTCAAAAATGGTAACGTCTCGCTTAAATCCGTTAAGGGTATGTCAACCGGCGGTAGTCCAAAATTTTGCAGCAGTCACTAGAAAATATCAAATAGCCTATTGTTACACTGTAATGGAACACAACTCGAGGAACGTCCTGCCTACCATATACCAGGATGAAAAAGGAGCCATTGTTGTTTCCAATAACTTACTAGATGCTTATTATCCTTTTGATCCATATTTACTTGTAAG ATCTGGCGCAAAAATCAAGTCGATATATAAAGAGTACGAAGAAACTAATGAAGAAATGGAAGAAATCGATATGAAAGAGACTGAAGCAGATGATTTTTTATTCAATGAGAGTGGAGGTTCGGGAAAAAACAAGTCACATCAGTTTTCTTATGGCAGCTCGCCcggttttaaatttaaatag
- the twf gene encoding twinfilin, protein MSHQTGIRANDELKKFFAKCKEGMVRLVKVSIKDEQLILDASKSVKHNWEKDFDTNIQPLLEENQPCYIIYRLDSKDSLGHEWLLISWSPDTAPVRQKMLYASTKATLKQEFGTAQIKEEIHGTISSDITLNGYIKHKKSVAAPAPLSMREEELQEIRKTEVHTDINIDTKQQTVGGVAFPITETAKQALIDMASGSYDYLQFRIDIEEETIHLVSAENISLAKLPSKVPKDSGRYHLYIFKHTHEGDYTESMVFIYSMPGYNCPIKERMLYSSCKNPLTDTISNLGIEIAKKVEIDSGDELTEKFLYEELHPTNSLHRPQFARPKGPPNRGPKRMTRNNNE, encoded by the exons ATGTCTCACCAAACAGGGATTCGAg ctaATGATGAATTGAAAAAGTTCTTTGCCAAGTGCAAGGAAGGTATGGTCAGATTGGTAAAAGTATCTATTAAGGATG agCAATTGATTCTAGATGCAAGCAAAAGTGTTAAGCATAATTGGGAAAAAGACTTTGATACAAACATACAACCATTACTTGAAGAAAATCAGCCTTGTTACATCATATATAG GTTAGATAGTAAAGATTCCTTAGGACATGAATGGCTATTGATCAGTTGGTCACCAGATACAGCACCAGTAAGACAGAAAATGCTGTATGCCTCAACAAAAGCCACCCTCAAACAGGAGTTTGGAACTGCACAGATAAAAGAGGAAATACATGGAACTATCAGT AGCGACATCACTTTAAATGGATATATAAAGCACAAAAAATCTGTTGCTGCCCCTGCACCTTTATCAATGAGGGAAGAAGAATTGCAGGAAATAAGAAAAACTGAAGTGCACACTGATATTAATATTGATACAAAGCAACAGACTGTTGGGGGTGTAGCTTTTCCAATAACTGAGACTGCAAAACAAGCTCTGATTGATATGGCTAGTGGATCATATGATTACTTGCAATTTAGAATAG atattgaagaagaaactatTCATTTAGTGTCTGCAGAAAATATATCACTAGCAAAATTACCATCCAAAGTTCCAAAAGACAGTGGACGGtatcatttatatatatttaaacataCACATGAAGGAGACTACACAGAAAGTATGG tttttatttactCAATGCCAGGATATAATTGCCCTATTAAGGAAAGGATGTTGTATTCCAGTTGTAAAAATCCACTAACAGATACCATATCAAATCTAGGAATTGAAATTGCCAAAAAG GTGGAAATAGATTCTGGAGACGAACTCACTGAAAAATTCTTATATGAAGAACTCCATCCAACAAATAGCCTACATAGACCTCAGTTCGCTAGGCCGAAAGGACCTCCAAACCGCGGCCCAAAGCGCATGACCAGGAACAACAACGAATGA
- the 140up gene encoding complex I assembly factor TIMMDC1, mitochondrial: protein MFLRKSGKLYCFLPLSGLFDADKVQNLTKTELNSDKTNPEETGWDRLKKMFQVDEFGNVTNEAQSILHVGALSIFLGAIYGGVINSRQAYMEFMRSNEATSFKSHLDAKRKLQDAVTISFGKGAFKWGWRLTLFSTSFVAISTMIQVYKGSYGISEYTIAGTTTGALYKFNMGPRGWIVGGALGGVLGTVCGGVTCGILKLAGISMEEARYWQKNWKQSRVDYFNKGVKEYMAKEDFAVIKLHDDAVGEQGKDINVLNVVENKAKETNISNK, encoded by the exons atgtttttacgCAAAAGTGGAAAGTTATATTGCTTCCTTCCACTTAGTGGATTATTTGATGCAGATAAAGTACAGAATCTAACGAAGACAGAGTTAAACTCAGATAAAACAAATCCTGAAGAAACGGGATGGGATAgactaaaaaaaatgtttcaagtaGA tgaaTTTGGTAATGTTACAAATGAAGCACAGTCAATACTGCACGTAGGTGCCTTAAGTATATTTTTAGGAGCAATATATGGAGGTGTGATCAATAGTAGACAGGCCTATATGGAGTTTATGAGAAGTAATGAGGCAACTAGCTTCAAAAGTCATCTGGATGCAAAA AGAAAATTGCAAGATGCTGTCACTATAAGTTTTGGAAAAGGGGCCTTTAAATGGGGCTGGAGGTTGACTTTATTCAGCACTAGTTTTGT GGCAATTTCAACAATGATTCAAGTTTATAAAGGCAGCTATGGAATCTCAGAATATACAATTGCTGGTACAACAACTGGAGCTTTATATAAGTTTAATATGGGTCCCAGAGGGTGGATTGTGGGTGGAGCACTAG GTGGTGTGTTAGGTACTGTTTGTGGTGGAGTAACTTGTGGTATACTGAAACTGGCAGGAATATCAATGGAAGAGGCAAGGTATTGGCAAAAAAATTGGAAACAATCCAGAGTAGATTATtttaataaaggtgttaaagaatATATGGCCAAGGAAGATTTTGCAGTCATAAAATTACATGATGATGCAGTAGGAGAGCAGGGAAAAGATATAAATGTGTTAAATGTAGTAGAAAATAAGGCAAAAGAGACTAATATaagcaataaataa